From a region of the Salminus brasiliensis chromosome 4, fSalBra1.hap2, whole genome shotgun sequence genome:
- the ky gene encoding LOW QUALITY PROTEIN: uncharacterized protein ky (The sequence of the model RefSeq protein was modified relative to this genomic sequence to represent the inferred CDS: inserted 1 base in 1 codon; deleted 4 bases in 4 codons) — protein sequence MTDVMVQKFSXPLTCSSCHTQPNRQPITEEKHHPGNQLQEPGSLTMRPEDPNDSPNKETPEMDKKPTHKDRQPQEDKSTVKAYMTTEKEGGATALLGRGPSKPRPADSVFLHKTVFEKWESLQCEEQRPSTKRQLSAESAAKCVSVRKRSSVTSAREEPVKPLSPTDPGRQPRKACLPISSSSQRKPRRQLFSSTGVFHKVDTLAISAGRELKEQGVFSAQSIARAITQGARNELEKLRAIWVWLCHNIEYDLDGYLGLSPKLCTPEEVIKQGRGVCSGFSSICLEMCREVGVQCEEVSGYSKGIGHSPGRKLAQGRSDHSWNAVWVKGQWGLLDACWGAGTVNMETKTFVKRFDDFYFLTDPNEFINSHFPDEQHWQLLDTPISMETFELRPLKTSAFYTQGLTLLQPTQYKITTEEGEATVSMTSSRPVTFAYELRQRDVQTGVPGQREVDSSCGLLSVTRQGMSLRLLPPDPGDYELKLFARAEGDSGALHWVCTLELECPAIRQSQPLPANPYMSWGLMAGARALGVKGCSLPNEEPLVVGEGGECEVVLHTARPLMVVCELTHHLLDPALAKRCLALQIAAERLVCHVLCPYKGFYRLSVFVRDYNDGSGSFQNAGNFLLHCRGQGANLDQLYPPDLGPWCGPGTRTEAAGLSHFSHPGALVNAPQGRCNITLHRTSLELQIHAVLSTDMSQKNQATSKQGLKEALFPLSRYVLLTFTDSKVTISVSAPSAGVYRLGLYGRVPPQQEYSPLCDYVLRSTCERCGDPFPCVYSAWGKGCVLLEPRSGLLAPRSWTCFRVRVPAARRVSVLAEERVELKMNKSRVWEGEVYTGSIRQIKLTTATSESSDMAVLMTFDVLNPESEP from the exons ATGACTGACGTCATGGTTCAGAAGTTCT TCCCCCTCACCTGCTCATCGTGCCACACCCAACCCAATCGACAGCCAATCACAGAGGAGAAGCATCATCCTGGCAACCAACTACAGGAGCCTGGAAGTCTCACAATGAGACCTGAAGACCCAAATGACAGCCCAAACAAGGAGACCCCAGAGATGGATAAG AAACCTACACACAAGGACAGACAACCGCAAGAGGACAAAAGTACAGTTAAAGCCTACATGACAACCGAGAAAGAGGGAGGAGCAACAGCATTATTGGGGCGAGGTCCTTCCAAGCCACGCCCTGCTGATTCAGTGTTTCTACACAAGACTGTGTTTGAA AAATGGGAAAGCCTGCAGTGTGAAGAGCAACGGCCAAGCACGAAGCGGCAGCTGTCTGCAGAGAGTGCAgcaaagtgtgtgagtgtgaggaagaggagcagtGTGACGAGC GCCCGAGAAGAGCCGGTGAAACCTCTCTCACCCACTGATCCTGGCAGGCAGCCCAGGAAAGCCTGTCTGCCT ATAAGCTCCTCCTCTCAGAGGAAGCCAAGAAGACAGCTGTTCAGCAGCACTGGGGTCTTCCACAAAGTGGACACACTCGCAATTAGTGCAGGGAGAgag CTGAAGGAACAGGGAGTGTTCTCAGCTCAAAGCATTGCTCGTGCAATCACACAGGGGGCCAGAAATGAGCTGGAGAAACTCAGGGCCATATGGGTCTGGCTCTGCCATAATATTG AGTATGATTTGGATGGTTACTTGGGCCTTTCTCCAAAACTCTGCACCCCTGAAGAAGTCATCAAGCAGGGACGAGGAGTATGCAGTGGGTTTTCCAGCATCTGCCTAGagatgtgcag GGAGGTTGGTGTTCAGTGTGAGGAAGTGAGTGGCTATAGCAAGGGCATTGGACACTCGCCTGGACGCAAGTTGGCACAAGGGCGCTCAGACCACAGTTGGAACGCGGTGTGGGTGAAGGGGCAGTGGGGGCTGCTGGATGCCTGTTGGGGGGCTGGCACAGTCAACATGGAAACCAAAACGTTTGTCAAGAG GTTTGATGATTTCTACTTCCTGACGGATCCGAATGAATTTATCAACTCTCACTTCCCCGATGAACAGCACTGGCAACTGCTGGATACTCCGATCTCAATGGAGACGTTTGAGCTAAGACCCCTAAAGACCTCAGCATTCTACACTCAGGGATTAACCCTTCTGCAACCAACACAATACAAAATAACCACAG AAGAGGGGGAAGCAACTGTGTCCATGACCTCATCCAGACCGGTGACCTTTGCCTACGAACTGAGGCAGCGGGACGTCCAGACAGGAGTTCCAGGCCAGAGGGAGGTTGACAGCTCCTGTGGCCTGCTGTCAGTGACCCGTCAAGGAATGAGTCTGCGCCTGCTGCCCCCGGACCCAGGAGACTACGAGCTGAAGCTGTTTGCTCGGGCAGAGGGCGATTCTGGGGCACTGCACTGGGTCtgcactctggagctggagtgtCCAGCCATCCGGCAGAGTCAGCCACTGCCTGCTAACCCCTACATGAGCTGGGGTTTAATGGCTGGGGCAAGGGCGCTGGGGGTGAAAGGTTGTAGCCTGCCAAATGAAGAGCCTCTGGTAGTGGGTGAGGGAGGAGAGTGTGAAGTAGTTCTGCATACCGCTCGACCACTGATGGTGGTTTGTGAGCTCACACACCACTTGCTTGATCCTGCTTTGGCCAAGCGATGTCTAGCATTGCAAATAGCAGCAGAACGGCTTGTGTGCCACGTGCTGTGCCCCTACAAAGGCTTCTACCGCCTCTCCGTGTTCGTGCGGGATTACAATGATGGAAGCGGGTCCTTTCAAAATGCTGGAAACTTCCTGCTGCACTGTAGGGGTCAAGGAGCCAATCTTGATCAGTTGTACCCCCCTGACCTTGGCCCATGGTGTGGCCCGGGCACGCGCACAGAGGCAGCTGGACTGTCCCACTTCAGTCACCCAGGGGCGTTAGTAAACGCACCTCAGGGGCGCTGCAATATCACCCTTCATCGCACCTCACTGGAGCTGCAGATACATGCAGTCCTCAGCACAGACATGAGTCAGAAGAACCAAGCCACTTCTAAGCAGGGCCTCAAAGAGGCCCTCTTCCCACTCTCACGGTATGTCCTGCTCACGTTCACGGACAGCAAGGTGACCATTAGCGTTTCCGCACCCAGTGCTGGGGTGTATCGCCTGGGCTTGTATGGACGCGTGCCACCTCAGCAGGAATACTCCCCACTGTGTGACTACGTTCTGCGGAGCACCTGCGAAAGATGTGGAGATCCCTTCCCGTGTGTGTATTCGGCGTGGGGGAAAGGGTGCGTGCTGCTGGAGCCACGGTCCGGCCTGCTGGCCCCAAGGAGCTGGACGTGTTTCCGAGTGCGGGTACCAGCAGCGCGGCGAGTAAGTGTGCTGGCAGAGGAGCGAGTGGAGCTAAAGATGAATAAGAGCAGGGTGTGGGAGGGCGAGGTCTACACAGGAAGCATCAGGCAAATCAAACTGACCACTGCTACCTCAGAGTCCAGCGACATGGCTGTTCTCATGACCTTCGACGTCCTCAATCCGGAGAGCGAGCCCTGA